AAAAAGAAGGCGCTGCTGGTCGATTGTGAGCAGGTTCACGTGGAGACGGGTGGTGTGAACCAGTTCACCACAGGGGAAGACGGTGGGGAGGGGGAGCGAGCGGAGGTGACGACGACAGGGCGGGAGTAATCAGCGGTCCGGCATTCGAATTACAAGAATGGGTTGTGAATGCAAGGCTTGGTTACTAGCGGGTACGTTTGGAACGACGCTCGGCGACGCTCTAAATTATCGCGTAGCGTTGGGACACGCACAAATCACGTGTGGTGAACCAGTTCACAGTACGACAGCACCTTCGGTCGTAGGCCAATTCTTGCAAATCGTCTCAGTAGGCAAGCGGTCGTGTCGTACCCGGTGTTGAGAGAAGCGGTGTCTATCTATCTTTTCCATATGGTGTCTTGGATTGACGCCGGAGCTACCTGCTCGCGGCTATGGGGGCTTGTCTCACAGAGAGGGTAGTAGAACCCCTTTTTGAAAACGCTCTGTTTCAGTCTGCTGCATCCAGATACCGCTGTATGTACGGATGGAGGTCGGGGTACGGTTTCGTGACGATGTGTAACCCGTCGTATTAGTCGTCGCTTACCGTGGGCTCGGATGTTGGCCTGACGACGAACCCATTCGCCACGTAATGCTTGTTGTCGATGCCCGCCAACCCGGAGGTATCGTAGAAGTGCTCGAAAGCGCGCGGAGTGACTCGACAATTTCAACTGTATACCCCAACCCGTCGGCTGCAACAGGGTGAACCGCGCCGGTCAGTCGTTCGTTCTTGAGGATGGTTTCACTGGGCGTAAACTACTCGCCTAACTGATATAAACTCATTGTCTGTCGCCTCAAGCAAATGGTCGACAAAACTCGACCTAATAAACCCGGCCCTGCCCATCACAAGTATTTGCATTATCGGAACGCACGCTACACCGATTACGCTTATCTGTAGAAGTCAGTACTTGGCATCTGCTCGAACCAGTCGTCGGTGTTGAGCAACCAGCGCAATAAGTTCAGGTAGCCCTGTAAGTGGCGTTTTGAGACGCATCGGAACCTTCGCAACCAGTTGCGCAGGAAGCTGTGTCGGTACTCACAGCTGTTTGTGTGAGTATCACCGACGACGTAGTGTTCATCATGACTGCTGGTCAAATATCAACCAATCTCATCGTCCTCGTCGATTCCGTCGTAGATGATGTACTGACCAGTACAGAGGATTACGGTCTCATCGCTGTACTCGGCGATGTCTTCGAGATTATCGTCGAAAAGCAATCGAACCCGCGTCGGAGCGACGGACGAGTGTCACGCTGGGTGGTTTATGTGATTCAAAGATTTCGCGTCTGTGTTATACTCTGTGCTCGCATGGATTCCAATCCTCATCTTTGGGCCTCTTCTCGCCAGCAACAACGTAGACTTCATCAGCCTCACAGATACCAGAGAAGTCAAACTCGGGATCCTTGGCAAGCGCGCCTTGGACTCAATGAACGAAACTCAAGACTGTCCTGTAGATGCGGTCAAGTTAGTAAAAAATCTCATTGGTCGTGTGCTCTTCCATCCCCGGATGATGTGGAATATCTCTGGAATGGTGAGCTGATATCCCGCAAACACAGGCTCTGTGAGAGCAGTTTCAATGATCTCGCAGTCCTGACAGTAATAGCATTGAGTGTTGTTTTATTCCATTCTTAATCGTGTTCGCACTCGCGCAGTGCGGATACGTCAACCCATCCGACTATCGCTGCTCACGCAGATACTCTAAGCAGTCCTCTTTGTCCGATAGAAATACGTCGTCACCCTCTCTGCTGACCATGTTAGGAAGGACTACAAACTCCAGCCATGAAAAATACTCACCACTACAGAAGAGCGTCCGATTATTTATCCCCGTCAGTATAGTAACGTGAATACGGTACACCTTTTACTGTAGCCCAGTTCGAAGCCGTTAATGCGAATACTCGTCACCGGCGGTGCCGGGTTCATCGGCGGCCATCTCGCGGAACGTTTTGTTGTAGATGGACACGATGTTGTCGTGTTAGACAACTTCGATCCTTTCTACGATACACGAATCAAGGACCACACCGTCGAAATCTGCCGCGAACGCGCCGACGAGGGCAATGGTTCTTACCAACTTATTGAAGGTGATGTTCGAAACGCCGACCTGATTACCGATCTGGTCGAAGAAGCCGATTACGTCTATCACCAAGCTGCGCAGGCGGGCGTACGTCCGAGCGTCGAGAATCCTCGCAAGTATGACGAAATTAACGTTGATGGTACGCTGAACGTCCTCGATGCAGCTCGTGACACCGATATCGAACGAGTTGTGCTCGCATCGTCATCGTCGGTGTATGGCAAGCCAGAATATCTCCCCTACGACGAGTCACATCCGACGACGCCTGTAAGTCCCTACGGGGCTTCGAAGCTGGCAGCCGAACGGTACACTTGTGCCTACAGCGAGGTCTATGACTTACCAGCAGTCGCATTACGGTATTTCACGGTGTACGGCCCGCGGATGCGGCCGAACATGGCTATCTCGAATTTTATCTCTCGGTGTTTGAACGGTGAGCCGCCAGTCGTGTACGGTGACGGCACGCAGACGCGCGACTTCACATTCATCGAAGACGTGATCGAAGCGAACGTCGCGTTACTGTCTGAAAACGCTGCAGACGGTGAGGCAGTCAATATTGGAAGCACCGATAATATAAAGATTCATACACTAGCAGAGGAGATACGAGATCAATTAACTCCAGATTTGGAGATAGTATTCGCCGACCGCCACGACGCTGATGCTGAGCACACTCACGCTGACAGTTCGAAGGCGTCGAAATTGTTCGGCTACGAACCAAGTCGGACGATTCGGGAGGGTGTCCGAGAGTTTGTCGATTGGTATCATGCTAATCGGGAGTGGTATGAACCGTTGGTTCGAGATTCGTAATTAGATGGACGATTGCGTAAATATCCCTACTGCTTTTCTCACAGAAATTGTTGATATCAACCTGACGTTGCTTTGACGGCACCAAACTGTACAGAGAGAAACCCAGTGGTCTATTTTAGATAACTACTCGTCTCTCCGAATCGCCAGAAGGCGAATTACCAACAATCCCCGGTAAAAAAGCGTATATTTATTACGATCAGACACTTCATAGAATGCGCTCGTATCGTGGTGTTTTTTTATTTGGACGGGAATCAATCGGATAGTGACCGATACAGAATCTAAACAAATCAACCGTTACGAGCAGATCCGTGCCCTCGTTCGAGTTGCGAAATTTCGGCCCGTTTTTACTGCTGTGATTATCACTGCTGGCGTCTTCGCAGCGGCTCTCGAAGCGGTTGGACTCAGCTTTATATTACCTATCGTCGAGATTGTGCAGGCACCGGGTGATCCCGCGGCCAATGCAGATGGTATGCTATTGGCCTTCGTAACGACATACCGGACGCTTGGTGTCCCATTTACGCTCGGAACTATAGTCGCTGGCGTGAGCCTTGTACTCACAGTTCGATGGAGCCTGACGTTTATTGTGAGATGGCTGCGCGGAGTACTCGTCGTTGATTATACCCGAGAATTACAGACACAAGCGTTCAGTAACGCACTCGACGCACGAACCGATTACTTCGACAGAGAAGGCTCGGACGACATTCTTAATGCGATTGTGACGCAGGCTGAATATGCTGCCCGCGTCATTCGGTACGTCGTTAATCTTATTGAACAAGGTCTTCTAAGCCTAATTTACCTTGTCATAGCGTTCCTTCTCTCTCCTTCTCTGACAATATTTGCTATCGCGTTTCTCGGTGGATTTTCAATTGTGTTTCGGTACATTCTCGAGTCAGGATATGATATTGGGGATCGCGTAGCCGATGCTAACGAACGCGTCCAACAGGCAGCACAGGCAGGAACTCAAGGAATCAGGGATACGAAATTGTTTGGGCTTAAGAATGAACTCTTCGGTGATTTCTTGAGTGCCGTAGAGGATTTTGCCGATTCAAGTATTAAACAAAAACGTAACCAACAGGCAATCCAAAATTTCTACAACCTTCTAACTGCGATATCAGTGTTTATACTGATCTATATCTCCATTGTATTTGCTGAGATGTCGCTTGGATCGCTTGGCGTCTTCCTCTTTGCTATGTTTAGACTGGGGCCAAAGGTAAGCAACCTCAACACGAAACTATATCAAATAGAAAATAACCTCCCCCACCTTGTTCGAACTCAACAGTTCATTGATGAACTTACTCGGAATCAAGAACCAGACAAAGAAATAGAGTCAGCGATAGACAAGGTTCGAACGATCACATTTGAGGATATCCACTTCTCTTATCAAGGACAGGACGGTAAGGCACTTTCCGGGATTTCTCTAGATTTCGAAAAAGGTGAATTTATCGGGTTTGTCGGTCAGTCTGGTGCTGGAAAATCGACGATTGTGTCGTTACTGGCACGCCTATATGAACCTGACTGTGGTGAGATTCGAGCAAATGGCCGCTCAATTCACGAAATGGATATTGATAAATGGCGAGATCAGATCGCAGTTGTTCAGCAGGACCCGTATATCTTCAACGATACGCTACGATATAATCTCACTATTGGGAACCGTAATGTCTCTGTGGAAGAACTAGACAAGGTCACTAGGATTGCTAAGGTAGACGAGTTTTTCGATGAATTGCCTAACGGGTACGAAACGCACCTGGGAGATCAGGGCGTTCGTCTTTCAGGTGGACAACGTCAGCGCGTTGCACTGGCCCGGGCATTATTGAAAGAAGCTGACGTGCTGGTACTTGATGAGGCCACAAGTGATCTTGACTCAACACTAGAAAAAGAGGTTCAAAGGTCTATTGAGAACCTAGAACGTGACTACGCAATAGTTGGAATTGCCCATCGATTATCAACAGTACAGAATGCTGACCGAATTTATACGATCGATTCAGGAAAAATAATTGAGTTTGGTTGTCACGAAGAGCTAATTGAAAAGAATGGACAGTATGCTGAACTGTATGGTGTCCAATCTTAAGATGATTTTAATACTTTTATAAAACTTTGACGGTAATAAGTTAACTCCTCCCCGGGCCTGTGAGTCGTCTCCCTCGTAGAGTTCAATTACTAAGGCAATCCGTAAGTGTTAGCACTCTGCCACAAGCTCTGATTGGAGAGGCGATGGGATTTCACCAATCATAACTGTAGGAGCGACCAGGAAATGTTCCAATAGTTGGTGCGAATATCGACTTTAGACGCCTATTTTAGAGACGAAAACCTCGCTGTCTTGAAGTTGAGTCCCAACTATCTGCTGTGTTTAATCGATCAGTGTCGGTCAATGACTGCCTCGCTCATCTTTGCATCTTGAACTAATGGCATGACCTAGGCGGTGGCAATAAGCGATGATGTCATTATGAATCTCTTGTCGTGCACACGTGCATTGCGACGTAGTTCGAATTGTTCTAACCAGTGCAATGTCATCACGCTAAAACCTACGCTACAGGTTATGTTACAGCTAGCAACATCATGCCGGGCGTCACGCGCGAAGTCCCTCCAGCCAACAGCAAACCGCCCTCAACGGATTCCTCACCGCATACGATCAGGAAGAAGACCAATTCAATCATGAAAGAGTCAAAAACCTAGAAAAACGCGAAATGTGTTGGCCGAAAGACGGCTACATTATCCTCAATGACACAATCACCGCGAAAGCCGGGGACGAGTCAACGGTGTCGGCGCTCTCGTGGTCACACTGAACATGACATTGTAAGGGGCCAAGATCTCATTTATGCCTCGTTCACTCAACCGCTGACACTAACGTGCAATGCTGAGTGTCTTGGAGATTACATACAGGCACTCGGAAATCTCTGATAGAACACAACTTCAACTTTGTCAAGATCATTAATAATCGGTAGGATACATTAATGTGAGTGATGCTATTGGCGATGAGAAATCTCCTCGATGAACTCTGGATCACAAAGGGACACATTTCGCGTAAATGCGGTTCTCTAACCGTATCGGGCACACTAAACACAGTCAGACTGTGAGTCTCAGAATACCGTCTGAACTATCGGACCTATGGCGGAATTGGGCTTGAATCATGCATCTATCTTGGTCTCTGTCCCCACAGAGCTGTCACACTTGCAGTCACCATCGAGAAAACGACGTTGCTAGTTCCACGACCGCACTATAAAAACGATTCTGTATTACCGCTAAGCCGCAATCTCTATATCTATGGCTTAGTACGATGGAGTATGGCTCAACTCCCTATTCAATTTGCTAGAGAGGTGCTCCCCAGACCAGTGAAGAAGAAACTGTCCCCCGTGTATAACCAATGCCGCAGGAGATATTTCCAGTCTCGTGTCCTAACTGGCTACAATAATGTTAGATATTCCTACAGTGGGGTGAGTTATGAGATGTCCTATACAACAGATAGTGCTGACAAGTTCCGAAATATTATCAAAAATAAAGAAATAAAAGCAGAGCAGGTGAATCTTAAATACATAGCATCAGACAACAACATAGATGCTTTTGTAGATGTTGGAGCCCATTTTGGCACGTATTCTGTAATCGGTAGTCAATTAAATCCAGGAGCTCGGGTCTTTGCATTTGAGCCAGATGAATATAATCGCTCTGTGCTGAGCCATGTTCTCAGCATTAATGACATACAAGTAGACATACGACCTGAGGTTGTCACTGATCACACAGGCAAAACAATATTCTATACCGATGATTCTAAAGGATCAGAAAGTCATTCAACTAACCCTAGTAACAAGGGAAAAAGAACGCGAAAAAATACTATCTCATTATCTGACTTTTGTGCCACCAAAGATATTCAAAGTTTGTTTGTTAAGATTGATGCAGAAGGGAGTGAAGCAAAAATATTAAAAGATATATCCTCTGCGAACTTTTCACACATTGAGGGGATTGTAGAACTCCATCCTGATAAGCTCAAACCGGATACTGGGGACGTTGTGTCAATTATCCAAAAGAGATTTGAACAGTGTGAATTCCTTGGCGATTCGTGCGAAAACCACCCAAGAGAAGAATCAATTGAATATAAATATAACCGTCCAATATACTACTTCAAAAATTAAATGAGTAAAAATCGTGGGATTCTCTACATGGTCAGTGGTGAGCAATTTGTTGATGAAGCCATATATTCTGCACAATCTGCGAACACCCATATGCCGGAGGTTGATACGGCAATTGCAACTACCGAGGTAAATCAAGATCTGACCACTTTTGATTATGTTATTGAATTAGATGAAGCCCAACGGAAGGTCGTAGAAGGAAGAAACTGGTTGATTGACTCAACTATCAAGCCAGATTTGAGTCCTTTCGAACAAACATTATATTTAGATAGTGATACATATATCGCCAATGATGTGAGCGAACTATTTGGATTACTAGATAAATTTGACCTTGCGATAACAAGAGTGCCACAACAACCTCCCGTCCCAGAGCTACCGGAACCATGGCACTTGTACAATTGTGGTGTGATATTGTACCGAGACTCACAAGAGGTGCGACACTTCCTGAATCGATGGTCCGAGATATATAATCAAATCCTAGAAGATCAAGAACAACCAGAGGATCAACCCGCTTTTGCTAAGGCGTTATACGAGTGTGATGATCTTCAATGGTATACGCTTCCTAGGCGCTATAACGTTCGCTTTCCACGCCGGGGAGTGTTGGCCGATGAAGCTAAAATAATACACGGACGTCACCCTGCTGGTCTCGACAAGGTATCTTCCGAGTTGAATCAGTCGAAAGGCCTTCGCGTATTTCGTGAAAGGTCATTCCGTTTCACTCCTGCGACTGTCGTTTATGATAGACCAACTCTCCGCTACTCTTTAGAGAATTACGTTACAGAATATGGACTGTGGTATACATTAAAAAGAGCAAGTGCATACGCAGTAGATGCGGTTTTGGGCACAGATATGCGTAAAGAGATAGGAAAAGAAAATAATGATTAACGCTACCGATAGACCACGAACGCTCGAAGTGTTATCATTACTGCTTCTGTGTAGTGGGGTCATTTTAACCCCACTCAGATACCATTTACCCCCTGATATCTACGGCAATATATTTCTCCTCTCCCTACTGTTTGTTTGGACATTGAAAGAATTGTCCATTGAACGAGAGATAGAATTGACATATTTCCACATATTTGGGATATTATTTATTTGCCTTGCACTTGCCAGCACCTTTTGGAGTGAAAGCATAAGCAGATCTTTTCACTTCGTACTACCATGGATTGCGTCAATATTGTTTATTGTATCAATCCAGAATAGCATCAATCATAAGCATCAGGTAGATCTCCTGTTAATACTATACTTGTCTTTAACACTAGTGTTCGCTGCTGGTATAATATACAATTATATTGTCCAATCGCCATGGCAGGCCTCTAGATATTCATTCCTTGGAGAAAACCCAAATAGAATGGGATTCTTTCTTGCGGTTGGGGTGCCTATATCACTGAGATTCTTGCATAGCAATAACCGCACTTTTTATACTCACTTCATATTTGTTTTCTGTGCTGTTATTATTCTAATTTCCGCAATTTTCTTGACTGGGTCACGCACAGCAATAGTCGCTCTACTCCCTTCTGTCCTTGTTGTAATTTATTTCAGCATATATATGTATAGCATAATCTCAAAGAAGATGGCTTTTTTAATCTCGATAGCGTCAATCCTACCTCTATTCTATTTTCTGCCTGTTGAGGAGATCTGGATTCGTATCAGCAGCATTTATTCAGAGGTAGTGAACCTATCTTTTGGTTCCAGGTATGTGATCTGGACTGAGGGGTTTCAGGTATTTGCCAATTCGCCTACCATCGGTGTTGGATATGGTGGATTTCGCGCGGCTGCTGAACCAATTCTTGGATATGAGGTTCCACCAGAGAGCACATATCTAGGGGCTCTATACCAATTGGGAATTATTGGTGCTATCTTGTTTACACTAGTATTGACTTCATTATTCAAAATGGCGAAGTCTAATCTGTTATGGTTAAGTTTCCTTATCACGAATCTTATTCTAATGATAACAAATGATTGGCTACATTATCCCACAATGTGGATTCTATTTGCTATTATGGTAGTTGATCTCACCTTGGATAATCCTGTCGAACGCACGACAAAAACGCAGTAGGCTGACCAGTTAGCGAATGGATCGCCAAGCCGTTGAGTTGGTGATTTGCTGTATGTATTTAGAGTATCGCTTCGATAGCGTCTTTGACTACCTTTTTCGCTGCTTTCCAGTAGAGCTCTCGGCGTAATTGAAACGCTGTGAGATACTGTGTCAACTTGCCCTTTGATATGACTCGATATGGCGAGGATTAATGTTTGTTGGGTGACATATCGCTCTCGTAGGTATTGACGTGGACTTCGTCCTCAACATGTTTGCTATCACCGTTGACGACGTATTTGTGGTCATGTGTGTCGTCTCCTTTCCCTTCCAGCGGTACGTACGCGCAAAAATAATCAATATCGACGGGGACTGACTCCTTCTGGCGACCGTCCCGAAATAGTCGAATCATTCACTATTCGGCGTCTTTCGCCGGGATTATGTAGCGGTTATCGGTTCCGGCATTAACTAGAATGAACACGGGTGGTTTGTCCTCCTCGTATGAACTTCACCCATTACAGAAGTGTAACCTCCGAGTAAGCGGAGATCGTGGTTCCCCAGTGTCGCTGCAACCGTGAATCGCCAGATACAGCACATATAGGGATGAAGATGAGCTTGTACAGATCTTGCCAATCAGCTGACCATATAAGCCACCAAAGCCACAAGATAGCAATGTCACGGTGAAAATATGCTAAAATGCGGCAGTATCAATTGTCCTATGTTGTGAGGCACCGAATCTAGTAGCTCAGGTTTGAAGGGGAACTAGTCTTCTGTGACTTCCCCGCTACTGCCCTGTGATATCAACGCATGCATTTAGTAGGCAGAGTCAACAGCGGGTACAGTGCGAGTATTTGAAATTATGCTGTTGGCCCGAATAATTCTCCTGTGCTCCTGATAAGGATCGCGTCCTTGCTGGCTCCACGTTGCCTGCAAGGAGAAGAGAGTCTCATGAGCGAACACCCTGTGGTCATTTCAGAGTACCACGATAATCTTTCGCAGGACGACCGGCTCACATAGCGAACTATTTGTGGCGTTGTTCGTTGGCGAGACCACTGGTTTATCGACCAGCGTAAGCCAGTCGTTAAGCCCCATTTCGATCTTTCCGAGTAGTGTTGCCACTGGTCCGTTGGTCACTAAGTGCTCAATCAGCGACTCTGGTTCTCACCGTGCTACACGCTGTATTTCTAATCGCTCATGTAGTGCCACGTCAGTCTCCAACCGAGAGCTTGGAGACCGACGTACAACTGCTTGAGTGCACGAAGATCGGTTCACCTTCTTCCCGCCTGTCGGCCGCATCTGCAGCCTCTCAAATGGTGTGTGACAAACACCGTTAGATATTATTATTATTATTAAAAAATCTGGACATGATTTTCACCGGTCACACATAATCGTTCGTATGAAGTCCTCGCCAAGGTCTTCACAGAAATCCCCCGACTACGACTCTCTCGAATCACAAATAGCGTGTGTTCATCCGTTCGAAACGTCTGGAGCCACGCTTGGGTTCCACTACGTTTCATCCTCGTCTCCTCAATATGTACCACGTCAGCTTGTTGTACCTGTATGCGTACTGTTGATACTAGCAACCAGCGCGCGTAGCACGCTTGGTCGCATAGCACGCGGACGCGCCCGATAGTTCGACTTCATAGAATTGCTGGAATCAGTCGGCAATTTTTTGATAGGGGGTCGATGGTCATACCGGGAAAGAGATGCCTGCGCGATGATATTTACCCCAAACTGTTCCCTATCGTGGCAGTTGGGGTCTGAAGTACTGTCTCGGTACCACACAAGTTGCACTCATGATAATTGCGGTGGACGGAGACGACGAAGGCCCTCGCACTGATGCTGGGATTCCAGCTCGGAAATCGGGTCACGAACCTGAGCGGCGGCCTGCACCTGAGCCGAATCAGGAAACCGAGGTCACAGGTGACTACTGTCCTGACTGGAGTGAGCAGTTCGACGAGTCGGAGAGCGTTAGCCTACGACTCATCAAGGGGATTCCTGACTCACAACCGATTGAGACCACTCAGTGCATCCTTCGACGGGAAAGGTGACTCTCTAGAGTCAGACCGTTTCTGGCTAGACGGTGTGTAGTGGCCTCTCGTGATAACAAAGCTTCGCTCTGAGATGCTTGTTCTCTTTGCAGAGTTGCTGATTTTCCCGTCCAATCTTCCCAACCCACTTTTTATGATAAGAAAATTTCATATGAGGATTCAATTTGGTCGTCTGAGGAGTTCATGTCTACACTCGCTAAACCAGGTGAAACAGGATGGTTTCCGTTAGAGAGACTACCGCTGCACTCGCCATTGTCATCTGCATTGATTTACTACCTGCTCAGAGGCGAGATAACAAAGAGTGTCGAAATCTTTCTGGGCCAAACGGATGCGTGTCAATAATCCTATACTGATGAGCGACGAGACTTTTATATTCCATGGAAGCCATTCGGGATCACATAGTCAGCGGAATATTGATGTATGTAGCTCGAAAAAATATTCTATGCCGAGTTTAAGTCGTGCTAAGGAAGTTCTTGAAGAGGATGGAGTCTTAGGACTTTTGCAAAAATGTCAGATGTTTGTCACACGAGAAGGTATCAATACTTACATCATGACACACTCACGATTAAAAAAGGCCTATTATGAACGGTTTGATCATGGTGTCACGGATATGATGGCGGAAGATTGGGATCTTCTGCTAATTCTAGATGCATGCCGCCACGACCTTTTCGAAGAAGCAAATACGATTCCAGGGGATTTCTCTTATCGAATTTCCCCGGGTTCATCGACATCTGAATTTTTGGATACAACAATTGTCGGGGAAAATTTCCATGATACAGTGTACATCACAGCGAATCCACAGCACGTAAAAAAAGATATTAGAGAAAGTTTCTACGATATCATCCCTGTTTGGAAAACTAACTGGGATAAATCTCTTCGAACGGTTCATCCCCAGTCAGTTGTTGAGGCTGCACTAGA
This portion of the Halosegnis longus genome encodes:
- a CDS encoding SDR family oxidoreductase, whose product is MRILVTGGAGFIGGHLAERFVVDGHDVVVLDNFDPFYDTRIKDHTVEICRERADEGNGSYQLIEGDVRNADLITDLVEEADYVYHQAAQAGVRPSVENPRKYDEINVDGTLNVLDAARDTDIERVVLASSSSVYGKPEYLPYDESHPTTPVSPYGASKLAAERYTCAYSEVYDLPAVALRYFTVYGPRMRPNMAISNFISRCLNGEPPVVYGDGTQTRDFTFIEDVIEANVALLSENAADGEAVNIGSTDNIKIHTLAEEIRDQLTPDLEIVFADRHDADAEHTHADSSKASKLFGYEPSRTIREGVREFVDWYHANREWYEPLVRDS
- a CDS encoding ABC transporter ATP-binding protein, coding for MTDTESKQINRYEQIRALVRVAKFRPVFTAVIITAGVFAAALEAVGLSFILPIVEIVQAPGDPAANADGMLLAFVTTYRTLGVPFTLGTIVAGVSLVLTVRWSLTFIVRWLRGVLVVDYTRELQTQAFSNALDARTDYFDREGSDDILNAIVTQAEYAARVIRYVVNLIEQGLLSLIYLVIAFLLSPSLTIFAIAFLGGFSIVFRYILESGYDIGDRVADANERVQQAAQAGTQGIRDTKLFGLKNELFGDFLSAVEDFADSSIKQKRNQQAIQNFYNLLTAISVFILIYISIVFAEMSLGSLGVFLFAMFRLGPKVSNLNTKLYQIENNLPHLVRTQQFIDELTRNQEPDKEIESAIDKVRTITFEDIHFSYQGQDGKALSGISLDFEKGEFIGFVGQSGAGKSTIVSLLARLYEPDCGEIRANGRSIHEMDIDKWRDQIAVVQQDPYIFNDTLRYNLTIGNRNVSVEELDKVTRIAKVDEFFDELPNGYETHLGDQGVRLSGGQRQRVALARALLKEADVLVLDEATSDLDSTLEKEVQRSIENLERDYAIVGIAHRLSTVQNADRIYTIDSGKIIEFGCHEELIEKNGQYAELYGVQS
- a CDS encoding FkbM family methyltransferase gives rise to the protein MAQLPIQFAREVLPRPVKKKLSPVYNQCRRRYFQSRVLTGYNNVRYSYSGVSYEMSYTTDSADKFRNIIKNKEIKAEQVNLKYIASDNNIDAFVDVGAHFGTYSVIGSQLNPGARVFAFEPDEYNRSVLSHVLSINDIQVDIRPEVVTDHTGKTIFYTDDSKGSESHSTNPSNKGKRTRKNTISLSDFCATKDIQSLFVKIDAEGSEAKILKDISSANFSHIEGIVELHPDKLKPDTGDVVSIIQKRFEQCEFLGDSCENHPREESIEYKYNRPIYYFKN
- a CDS encoding O-antigen ligase family protein gives rise to the protein MGFFLAVGVPISLRFLHSNNRTFYTHFIFVFCAVIILISAIFLTGSRTAIVALLPSVLVVIYFSIYMYSIISKKMAFLISIASILPLFYFLPVEEIWIRISSIYSEVVNLSFGSRYVIWTEGFQVFANSPTIGVGYGGFRAAAEPILGYEVPPESTYLGALYQLGIIGAILFTLVLTSLFKMAKSNLLWLSFLITNLILMITNDWLHYPTMWILFAIMVVDLTLDNPVERTTKTQ